In Centropristis striata isolate RG_2023a ecotype Rhode Island chromosome 8, C.striata_1.0, whole genome shotgun sequence, the genomic window GCCGGGGATGGAGGAATGGGTGAAGAGGAGGTTGTGGAAGTGGGAGTGCTGCTGGAGTGGAGATACATCTCATCCTCCACATTGCCCTGACCTGATGGAGACGTTGCAACTAATGCTGCAGCTTCCAAGAAAAAGACAGGAAAGAGACAAGAGACAGATGCCGTCAATTTAACATATACTGATGCCTGAATAAAAGCATCATCCTAACAGTCCATCGCTCTACTCACGGATATCTTCCAGGTCTAAGTCGTCATACAAGAACTCGTTCTCCTCAAAGTCCGGGTCTTGGGAGGAATCAATATAGTATTCAACATCATCCTTGATCTTCTGGATTGCATCAACCGGTACTGAATCATTATCCAGCATTCGTAAAATGGTTTCCAACATGCGAATGTGAAATCGATGCCTCTCAATCAACCGCTTGAGCTCATCAATCCGATCTTGCTTCTACATGACAGACAGAagacaagcatgtgattttacACAAACTTTTACCAAACTACACTGGACTACACTATATGGAAGCCTTTATCtgccagtaaaagaaaaaaatatgatgaatGAACAATCCTGTGAGAGAAAGTCttattcaaaatattgattcagtatctcaaaataatgagaaactttccaaaaagtctttattttcaaaaagtttCCATTGTTTTGAAATATGAAGCTGTTATTTTGAGGAAGTTTCTCTCCTTGAAAAGAATGGGAGGGAGGACTTACATCTTTATCgccctttttctttcttgtctgAACCGAAAGAGATTCCACTTCACTTTCAAACTGATCCACCTGCATATTTAGAGTGTCTATCGTATTCTGTGTGCGaggaagagttaaaaaaaaagagagaattaatgtattttatcacaatttcttccaaaaacacatttttcacatcaAACTGCCTTATTTAATAAACGCTTGCTGATATGTTCTTGTTAGTTTTTGACcctttctgaaaaaaaattgtagcCAGAAAAATTCAGGCAATCAAAATGTACCACAGGCACAGATAATAGTGGATGTCTTACTGTTAGCCACTGTCccgtttcttctttttccctctGTGCTGGATCCACTTTCTGAGCGAGCCCCAAGCCTTCTTTAGAGtaggcttttgtttttgtttcccgTTCCACCACCTTGAACCGCTCCATttgctgaggaaaaaaaatcacataaaatcaCTTGATTAGTTAACTGTTTGGATGAGCTGATGTCCAAATGCTACACTCTAAAcactaataaacaaaaaataggaaAAGATGAGGAGCCTCACCGTCTCTATAAGTTTGCGGTTCTCGACTAGCTGCCTTTTATCTTTGATCTCGTTTGAGGCCACCCATGTTTTTATCTGATCTCTCAATCGCTGGGAAAAGGACAGACAGATTCAAACGAATTACTAATTTTAAATTGTGCACAGTTGACCAAGATTTCAGGTAAGGGggcaacataaaaataaatgtgtgtttgttgactTGTATTACCTGtagttttttaatctctttcttGAGGTCAGCCTCATATTTTTCCTTCTGGTTTGCATTGGCTGCATTGtggagctaaaataaaggtaaagtaaTTTAGATATTTCAGCAGAAACCATGTTATAAAGAGAGTATTAAACAAATACAGGATTAAAGATCTCTCACCTTTTGCCAGATGTCTTCAAACTGTTCTACACCTTCAGCTACTTTTTTCAAACATCTATCGATCTCACCTGTGGAGATAAAAGATGTGCATAGATCAACACCAAAAACTTTGCTAGATGAATTCAGTCTAAGTCCCCGTGCAAGATGCCAGGCTGGACAGTGATGGACCCTGTGCCACATTACTGATGAGTTTCACCAACAGTCATACCTTGTAGTTTTCTCTTGTCAGCCATGGCTCTGACTACGACAATGTCCACATTCCGTCTGTCACAAAGTTAGCTATGTAAAGAAAACCAAACGTGCATTCAAACAACATACAAATCATTTCCACAGAGCATCACTACATGGAGAGTTGAACTGACGTTACCTCCAGCTAGCTGCACAAATACCCTTATCTCCTAACAATTTAAAGACACTTTAAACCACAACTTGTGCAAAATTGTCTGTCTATAGTTATATTTTCGTGAACGTAGCTGATCTTGCTGTTACCAATATGACTGACATGGTTGTCAGCTAAAATTAGCCACCTAGCCAGCTAGCGTTAATATTAGCCTGTATCTTAGCTCGTCCAGCTCGCTCGGTTACCAACTGGCCCGTTTCAAAACAATTACAAGTGGATGGAGGTCATAttcatgcattattattttgGGGTCCAGTATAGCTTTTATATGGTGGTTTTGCGTTGTGAAAGGCACAATATATCAGAACCCGTTTTAATCGTTAACATGCTAGCTAATATGGCTAACTGTCTGGCTAGCTAATGCATAAAATGCTAGCTAGCAGCTTAGCTAGCCAGCTAGCCAAATTTAGGAAAAAGGGAAACTGGGTCAACCCGAACATCTAGATTTATAGTTATTTACGACATTTACCTAGGGTATGGGCTTTcgtttgtcttttttcaaatacaGCCAAAACTAATTCCAGAAAGTCTTCTTTACTTccaaattgtgttttcttttcgaCAAGCTCGCTCACTGTAATGTAGCTGAAGATGGACGGTAGCTAAAATCCCACCTCCGCCTTTAAGCCCCGCCCTAAACCCAATCTACGAGATGTGATTGGACAAAACTCAAGCCTGTCACCGAGACGCTTCCGCTGGAATGAGGCTCGCCCATTGGCTGGGCCGTGTGATGAGTTATGATAGACACAAAACCAAATCAGACTTactccaaaatgtattttctgaaaCATCTCCACAGTTTCTTTATTAACTCACAACCTCGTAGTATGGATTTTGTCTTGGATTTTATTAAACTTTAGACGGATATTCCTTGTTCCTTAGTGCTGAAAAGAAACGTGATGACATTTATCTCCATGACAACTGAGCAACCTCCATCCTATGAGAAAGACATGAGACTAAAAGCTCCAGAAAAACCTAACAAGGTGACCtgacatggattttttttatttatttatgcctGAAAAATTTCTCTACTGTTGTAtagaaacatgatttttttaaatggctgaaTGGTTGATGCAGATGTGAACATGAATAAAAGCGGTGACTTGCTTCAAGTTAATattagtaaaaataataaaaaaaaaacatacagtacaaaaCCTCTCTTAAcactttgaaatgttttaaagttaaaaaacaataattcagaaactttaaaataaaacatttcataataCAGCCGAACAGCTTAGTAGCAGTTTATATAAGAAATAGCTGAAAATAAATcatgaaccatgaaataattgaacGTATTGTATTGTGAAATCCATTAATAACACAAGTTTGCAACCCTCCCATTGTATCTAAGTTGAGGGATTTTTACCAACAAGGCTGTCCATGAAAGTGTGCACAGTTTGCCATTGGTCATAATTATGTATTGTCCTCAATTACAAgtacaacaacagaaaacataatatacaaaacaaatgtatacatGCATCAGGTGAATATCGTCTCATTTCACCTTACATGAATGTGATCTGTTCACAGTGTTCAAGTAAAACTACAAACAGAGGCAGCATTATCTACTGAACAGTTAAAGAAACTTGGTGctccttcatcatcatcatcatatccAGGCCCTAGTGCAATGATcagtgagacagagaggttGGGCTGGGCATTTCTCCATACTGTGTCTCTGCCAACACTGACATGTCTGGTTCAGTCTGGGAAAAGAAGCGGAAACTCAGTCAACAGAAAACCAGTTAGGCTTACATTAATGACACCTGGCTGCATTTTATACCACCCATTCCTGCATCAATTACTACATGTCCATTCAAATCACCCAGACACAGAACAAGACAGAGTGAACTGTCAGAAAATGACTACTATACTATGACACTTGAATGGACAACCTCAGTCCAGCAGCTCTACCTACCTGTTGGTCTCGGTCCTTGTCTTGCCGTGGAATTCGGTGCCTCCTCCTCTTTGGTCCGGCAGCATGATGCAGCGCTGCAGACGAGGCGGGACCAGACACACCGTTGAGCCGGTCATCCTCCACTCCAGCAGCAGGATCTAAATGGGCTCCAGACTCAtcctcaaaaaataaaatgaaaacagctgaaaaattacAAAGTTGAAGgcgtaaaaaaaacttcagcattattatttacttatcaTTGGTACATCGAACAAATCAGTAGACAGTCTAGGTTTCGTTTCATTTCGTTTAGTTTtcgtttatttcggtcaatacatgtcattaaaagaaaagtaacaaaccagaaaaccagagaaagaaaattgataatagacatttggaccgaaaaggcgtaggctgaagcatagcttattacTCCTACCCTGTAACAACTCAAGTTAgtttaaaaattgtaaaaaagaaaagaaaaaagcagtcacaaaggagagaaaagagagaagctgcttgatttttttttcttaggtaaCTGTCTCtaatccaaaaaagttgggatggtgtttaaaatgtaaattaaaacagaatgtgataatttgctaatgCTTTGTGACATATCTTAAATTGGAAACTGTACAAAGGcagtttattttatgttcaaactgatatttTTGGAAACACACACTCTGAATTCAGAATTTTATGAGATctacttttatttacatttcccACAGCATCCCATTGAGGGTTTCACAAGGGTCCTGTGTCAAAATCTAAATTTAAgcctttaatattttttattttaaattgtgctTCCATCctttttttgcatatatatcatatatatcaaGGGTGTCAATCAATGTGAAACTGAAAAATCCATTATTGAAAACATAATTAGCTCATAATTATTTCATGTTTAGTtgatcttttcttctttttttgaactagtgaaaaaacaaaacaaaaaaaacttaacaTGTACAACAATGACAGGAACGGGGCAAGGACAGACAACAAGTCATATAGAACTTGatgaaacatgtaaaaataaacatttcataacaagaaaaaggtaaataatGGTCACACTATTTTATGgcatgtgtctttatgtgtgtgtgtgtgtgtgtgtaagggttatgaattaaataaaaaaaaaatttaaaagagaAATCTTTCCTCCTTTTCGGTGTATTGTACCACATAGAGCAGCCTGTCTCTCTAATTCTCACCTCTAGGAGTATCGTGAACTGGGCGTTTCTGTAGTCGTCCCCATGAGAATCTAAAGTCTTCATGAGAAACCTGCAAGATTAACATAATCTTCAGTTGGGCCATCAAGTGGGAAATGCTGAAACTGAGTTACTGTAATGTGGTTTCATACCGTCTTTCCTTCTTCATGCGCCGTGTAATTCTTTGTACTTGATGAAGGCGGCCAAGAATCTTCTGATTTacctgaaaaacacacattttgaagaGATAGCAGATGCATGATTTTATTTGGCTGATATGAGCTTTAAAAAACAGTATTGGCTTAGTCCAATATCAGATTGTTGAATTGGAAATTCTTTCCAGACATAATGTCATTTGACAaagcagtaaaaaagaaaaagacagtgTCACAGTGTCTTAAAAATCATCAGATTGCAACAGGAATTTCTAAAAAGAGTAGCCTGTTCTGCATTTGCAGCCTTACAATAATCTATCAGCAATTATAGCTGGTTTGAAAAAAAGTATACTgctaaaaatgagaaattaaaaacgaaatgactacaaacacaaatacaacacaTTTATCTAACTCAAATACATTCATGTGAATATGCAAGCCTGCACACACCTGTTCAATTTCTTTACATCTCCTGTTCAGAgccaaatattttcttttatcaaGAGCTCTTCTCTCTTCGTCCTCCTGTGCTGTATTCTCCAGCAGTTCGTTGCCTCCCGGGCCCAGCTCCacctggaaataaaaataaaaaaacccttgtttctgttttgtgtttgctcTTCTGTGTCTGAAGCCATCCTACAGAAATCTATATTTCTCAATAATGGTGTCATTATACTCCTACTGTGATACAATACCAGTTAGAAATGACCTTCAGCCCCAGCAGATCCTCCCTCCGCCCACCAAGCTACATACACATGACCACACTGTACAAGACACTCTGAATTCAAATATTGTGGACAGGCATCATCTCTAACTCTAATAGAATTATACATGTCTGTTATTAATGCAAAGTAagattttttagtcattgtggcATGCATTGATCACATCTCAATTCAGATCAAGGGCTTCACTGTATAAAGATAGAGCTTACCAGAGCAATCTTAATGCTAATTTTCTTCCATACAAGCTGAGAGGTTTGAACCAAAGACAATGTGCAAAGCTTCTCATTACTCTGTGGCACATGGAGCAGTAACTACAAGGTGTCTGACGTCAACATTATCTTTACTATGATCATTAACATTAATATTACCTCTCCTGGTCCCAGCTCAACACCACCAGGCTCCAGCTCCGCCTCTAGGATGTGTCCTCCAAAGAGAGGAGGCAGAGCCAGACCAGAAAAGTCCTCCATCATCTGGGCAAACAAAGAGTGCagattatttgttattataacagttttaataaaaaatgtatgcataCAGTACAAATTCACAATATCTCTCATAGCACTTTGGATGATCATTTTACTACAGTGTAAATAGCCCTGCATTCAagctcttacttaagtaaaagttcaaagatatttgcattaaaatatactcAGATGGCCAACAGTAAAAGGGCCCACTAGCCCATTTTAgaactatatattatattactggattataaTTAGTGATGCATGTATGCACAATGTTGCAGTTGCTAAAGATGGAGCTAATATGAATGGTTTTATATACTTCTGTCAGCAGAATATAATCTATAGTAATATATCATAATTTAGAAGTCGATTTataatttgtaataataatctgtAAATCTGTAAAAGTAACTGGTAACTCTCAAAAGCCATCAgataaatgtacaatatttgcctctaggGTCATTCTATACCAACTCATCTAGACCTCACAGTTCATGTCTCGGATTtccttgaaaaataaaaaaaaagatgaaactgCAAAATCCTAAAGTCCCAATCAAAAAACGTTTAAAGATATGAATTGTTTAAGTTTAGCCCTTGAAcctaaatttaatatttttttgagatTCATGCCTGTGCACCCTGAGCCTCACCAAATGCTTACTTTtcacaggatttggccaaaatTCATACCGAACATCCCAGAGACACCCTAAGGTTAGTTTGCAACACATGTATGCATGGAAATAGTTACTGCTAAATGTTTCACTGTattgaaatgcatttaaaaaacctTGAAACCAACTTTGGATTGTGTGTAGTAATAATGTGGTTCTATAATGAAAACGAATGCCACAGATCTTGctaaagtgtgtttttctgagcTGAAAAACACACTGTTAAGAATATTTTGACTGCAtattgtcaccctgttaaaataatcgcctaaatcATTTTggtttgcaggaaacacacttcaaaaaaaaaaaacttcaccaaaagtgtaacatatgacatttattgatcatttcactcaaaaaggatgtaacaaaggatggctattggcatagtaataacactgtgtgtaaatgatgtcacttaagagaaataaatgatttaggcagatatggtaacactttatttggaAGGTGTCTTCATAAGAGTCACACAGgccgctcatgtcactcttatgtagacatctttaaaataaagtgttaccatattttgcttaagtcacaaaggcatgttcaaaaaattgcctaagtcacattttttattttgacctaGGTAttataaatccgcttaagtcacacacttgacataggccattatcttaaaggggtaaaatcacatgatctgatcaactgaggatggaggcgaTTTTACTATACGTATGTggctggcgtcatgaggagatgatttaggcaaaaaaacaaacgaattttgaccaaaaaaatgaaataggcgattattttagtGTAACGACATTTTCCTTACTTAATTTCCATTTGTATTGTAAAGAGTTAATATCCATTGCAGATATAAAAATGTACAGATGTTAGACTGCTGATCAAACGTACTTACATTTCTGAAAGATAAGTCCAGTCACACTGGTGTCCTGCGGCCAGTCTGCTCCGTAGAGTGTGTATTAGTCTTTGGCTCACACTGTCAGGTTAACTAACAACATGTAGTAACTTTATATTCTGATAAAATCAACTCTAAAATCAAGCTAC contains:
- the tfpt gene encoding TCF3 fusion partner, which produces MMEDFSGLALPPLFGGHILEAELEPGGVELGPGEVELGPGGNELLENTAQEDEERRALDKRKYLALNRRCKEIEQVNQKILGRLHQVQRITRRMKKERRFLMKTLDSHGDDYRNAQFTILLEDESGAHLDPAAGVEDDRLNGVSGPASSAALHHAAGPKRRRHRIPRQDKDRDQQTEPDMSVLAETQYGEMPSPTSLSH